In Euphorbia lathyris chromosome 10, ddEupLath1.1, whole genome shotgun sequence, the DNA window aaatcatcaaACTTTATGACAACTTATGAAAgtaaacgacctcaaaatgaccgttgaggatctcaaaataaataaaatattgaaaaaattaaagttgtttagaatcatatttactatggtatgtaccacattttttaaaattccaAATTACCATTTACTGAGCTTTCTTCTCTAAACAACCACTTCTTCTGTCTTAACAAAACATCTAAATTACCTTCTCTATTGATTCTCCTACTGGCGTCCTATTCGATTTTCCTCAATTGCTTCTATTCGTTCTAGTGCATCCACAACTTCTTTCATAGATGGACGGATTTCAGGATCAtattctaaacattttaaggaaAGTTGTGCTGCTAGTAACATTGCTTTCAATGAGTATTGGCCTTCTATCCTTGCATCTATAATACTTCTCAACTTTGTCTTCTGTGACTCTGAGAGAAATGCCTTCGACCAAGGAACCAGGTTTTGCTCCCCCACTGGACGTGTTCGATCTAACGCCCTTAATCCTGTCATCAATTCCAGCAGCACCACACCGAAGCTATATACATCACTCTTTATACAATAATTACCTGATTATGAAGGGGGGAAAAACACTATGTCAGCCTTAATTACAAAATGACACAAATTAATGTTGTTGACAAACATATTCAATCATTCACGCTTTACTGCATATATATAGTACTACCTGTTGCAATATATACGGGATCAGCATAACCGATATTTCCGGCAACTGAAGGCTCCAATATTGCCAACCCTAAACCTGATATTTTTGCATTGTAATACTGTAaacaacagaaaagaaaattaataattggTATACAGAACTATAAAAGTATTATTCACattaattttgttttcttttagcTTCAGAATGAGAGAACTTACGCCATCAAGCAGTATATGTGAAGGCTTGATATTTTTGTGAATAACATTATTTTGTGAAGTATGAAGAAAATCAAGACCTCGAGCTGTTCCAATGGCTATCTTGATCCGCATGTCCCAAGACAATGGTTCAATCACAGAATTTCCTGAACATATATAAACCAATCCAATAATCAAAGAAGTTACTAACTAAATCCAAGCCTTTATATATTCTCAATTTTTGTCCACTCTTGCTCTTTTCTTATTAATTCTTACTTCCGAAAAGATGACTGTACAAGCTTCCCCTCTGCATAAATTCGTACACATGAAATAAGTCTCTATCCTCCCCACAAAATCCTATACATTTAACCAAGTTTGGATGCGATAGCCTTTCAAGAATGTCCAACTCCAACtgcattatcaaattaaaaacttaGTATAGTTAGCATAACTGCGAAGGATCATAGACATCATACAACATAAATTTAGATGGCTAAATATGCAATTTAGGACCTGGATATTGTCAATTTGTTCCATCATGAACTCTAACCCCTTCTTTGGAATAAATTCCATGCAAGAAAATAACTGAATTTCCTTATTAGAATTCAACTTAGTTAATTTACCAAATCAATTTCTATGTCCAGAAAACATTTTTAGTATAAAGGAACTCAATAGTTAATTGAGCAAATGTGTCCTCCAGAAACTACTCTCAATTTAATCCTCACAAAATCGATTTTCTTTGGCATGATTTCCAATTCTCACATAGCAAGCTATTCTTAAATACAAGACAATACCattctcttaattttttttcttccaaaCATGAAGAATAGTGGTAGTAAATATAATCTCAATAAGAATGCATACCATCCCCTCCATGAATTGTTGCTGACTTTCTAAGTTCGATCTCCTGATGGCAACTGGCATTCCAGTGCTGGGTTTGGAGGGTGCAAAAGTCTCTTCGTCTATCCATCCTTTATAAAGTGTAGCAGAACCTCCTTCACCCAACAAATTATCTAGTCTAAAATTCTGTGTAGCAATCTTCAGATCAGCAAAGGAGAAACTTCGACAATGCAGTTTTGCTCTGCTTGCAGAAGAGTCAATAATACATTATAAATTGGAAGTGGAAGTGCTATATTGATGATTGGACtttgaaaatataataaatttacaAATAAGAAAGCAGTACTAATAATGTTATCTATTTTGAATCAATGTAATGTGATTTTGAAAAGAAAGCAAATATAATAAATGCAATTAAAGCATAAGAAAAGAAATTCTACCCCATGATAGTTGCATTAAGATCTCCCACTGATGAATATAAGCTTCCATTTATTTCTATGTTCTCCAGCATGGGTGTCCTCAACGATCCATAAGAGAAAAGTTTCATCTTATTGCATTGATTAAGTTTCAAAGATTTCAATGAAGGCAATTCAATTCTATTAATCCCAAAGAAGAAAATCATAAGATTGGGCATATGTTCAAGTTCCAAAAGCTTCAACCGGGGGAGTACAATTTTGTCTTTTATCTTAATTTCATCAATTGCAACAATTTCTTCCATCTTCTCACAACGACTAATATATATCTTTTGTAGTTGAACCAAAAGCTTGGCTACACGAGACGAGAAAAGATATGAATTGGGACATTCTGATAAAACAAGAAGTTGCAAGTTATGGAAGGAGGAAATTTTTGGTGGAATGTGAAACCATATATGAACCAAGTTTTGCAGCCCATACagctctaactctttcaaacaATTAAAGGCTTTAGAACTAGCATAATTTTCTTCAAACCAAAATACAACTTTAATTGAATCACAAAAAGCTATTTTGAGTCTTTTCAAATTCTGCAACCATTTTTCCGACAATTTGGATGGAAATGCACCGGACATCTTCACATGGCCAATTACATCCTTGTTCTCTATAACTGAAaccttccaaataaaagaaacataaaatgaaaattaataataaactaAACAATGAGACTATTCTGTTTAAAAAGAGTTCTCCCATCAGATCTTAAATCTTTTAGTTATTAAATGCTCTTAAATCATATAATAGTATTTGCATagccttttaaattaaaatgaaagACTATATTCACTCTTAATTTTTAATCATTAAGTGATTTTCAATTAATAAGAGATTTTAGTTCCCaagttatatttaattttactctccaataattaataaaatttagcaTAGGGGATAAGTTGTTGGGTATACCTGTTTCTGGGAATTAAGTTGTTGGATATCACTTTTTTGTAGTTTTGCTCCTCTTGTTGAGGTAGATGGTGCACAAATGAGTTCCTCCTCATCATTGTAACTCTCATTGAATATTGACGTGCTTTTACTTGTTGGAGAAGGCTCGGAACATCCATCAGATGTACTAATTGGTCCCTCCACATAATTTGATACAATCTATCAATGAGAAAATCACAACTCCAATTCAAATAATGTTAAtgtttcatatttatttttgtagACAGAGCTAACAAGCACATAAACAAGTAACGACTGTCAAAAATCTTGCATTTTTACCTTATTATTTGTCAATGACTCATTGATGTCAGCGCAAACTCCATTAATCATATTATCCTTCTGTACTAGTAAACTAATCAGCATTGGAAGTGAGTGCAAATCTAGATTTTCAATAGAGCCAAGTCTATGGGGGATGTTGTCCTCCTCATCTTCAAAGAAAATTCCCTCTATTTCATTACAATCAAGTATCTCTATACTTTTTAGTATCGCTCCTCTAACAATTGACAAAggaaatatgtatttcaatttatGGCAGAACCTTATGCTTATGTGACTCAAGTTCGGAAGCCATCGAAAAGTTGTCCATCTTCCATGACATATTTCTTTCAAATTAGGTAACATTGATAAATGGAGACACTCCAACTTCCTGAACAAATAATCATCTTCTGATAGAATTGTCTTTTTTGTTGTATCAGCTACATATTCGAGTTCATCACATTCAGAAATAATCATCCTCTTTAACCGCAAAAAATCATTGTCTTCTAGCTGGTCGATGACATTCTTCAAATTTCTCACTCTTGTCAAACTCAAATCTTCAGTACGATTCATCAAATCACAAATACCACTTTCTTTGATATCACATGCTTCACCAGTGAGTTGCAACTGATTTATTGAATCTTGGCCAAATGGTTGATATTTAACATTATTGGGTACAAGAATTTTAAACTCTCGAATGCCTTTGAATATAGGCGACTTTTTAGGCAAATATGAAGCTATTGGTACAGTAATTTGTAATGCATTTAGTGAAAGAGATACTATCTCAGAAAGACTTGCATTGACTctctcttcatcatcagaatTATCCTCTTCCCCTGATTCCCATTCATCATAATCATCATATTTTTTTGGCTTGCGTCCCCACCTTTTGAAGCTTAATGGGAGATAGAACTCTTCTAGTTTCAACAATCTTGACAGTACACCTGCTGGAATGTATCCAATGTTCATTTTCCTTAAGTCGAGCAACCTCAGATTCTCTAGTTGTCCAATCTCCCTAGGAATATTTGTTGAGCTTAAGACAAAAAGTGAAAGAAATTCCAAATTTATCAAATCACCAATCCAAGACATATCTTCAAACTTAGGTGCTTTCAGACGCAATGTTCTAAGATTCCTCAGCACATTAAGAGATTGTGGTAGTGATGGGACGTCCAATGATAGAACACGAAGCTCTTTCATTCCTTCAAAGAAGTCAA includes these proteins:
- the LOC136209627 gene encoding uncharacterized protein isoform X2 encodes the protein MILHVGQITYLYLAKCRVHHIISIINDLKYPRQPIGGKIRLANERDGFGYQYVKMLDGARDLAKSILSRNRLVFHREIITERWPESISYKDCYALSLVLKKVDEHYVNLECPKLAMLQLQYREDSQSIPIDFFEGMKELRVLSLDVPSLPQSLNVLRNLRTLRLKAPKFEDMSWIGDLINLEFLSLFVLSSTNIPREIGQLENLRLLDLRKMNIGYIPAGVLSRLLKLEEFYLPLSFKRWGRKPKKYDDYDEWESGEEDNSDDEERVNASLSEIVSLSLNALQITVPIASYLPKKSPIFKGIREFKILVPNNVKYQPFGQDSINQLQLTGEACDIKESGICDLMNRTEDLSLTRVRNLKNVIDQLEDNDFLRLKRMIISECDELEYVADTTKKTILSEDDYLFRKLECLHLSMLPNLKEICHGRWTTFRWLPNLSHISIRFCHKLKYIFPLSIVRGAILKSIEILDCNEIEGIFFEDEEDNIPHRLGSIENLDLHSLPMLISLLVQKDNMINGVCADINESLTNNKIVSNYVEGPISTSDGCSEPSPTSKSTSIFNESYNDEEELICAPSTSTRGAKLQKSDIQQLNSQKQVSVIENKDVIGHVKMSGAFPSKLSEKWLQNLKRLKIAFCDSIKVVFWFEENYASSKAFNCLKELELYGLQNLVHIWFHIPPKISSFHNLQLLVLSECPNSYLFSSRVAKLLVQLQKIYISRCEKMEEIVAIDEIKIKDKIVLPRLKLLELEHMPNLMIFFFGINRIELPSLKSLKLNQCNKMKLFSYGSLRTPMLENIEINGSLYSSVGDLNATIMGAKLHCRSFSFADLKIATQNFRLDNLLGEGGSATLYKGWIDEETFAPSKPSTGMPVAIRRSNLESQQQFMEGMLELDILERLSHPNLVKCIGFCGEDRDLFHVYEFMQRGSLYSHLFGRNSVIEPLSWDMRIKIAIGTARGLDFLHTSQNNVIHKNIKPSHILLDGYYNAKISGLGLAILEPSVAGNIGYADPVYIATGNYCIKSDVYSFGVVLLELMTGLRALDRTRPVGEQNLVPWSKAFLSESQKTKLRSIIDARIEGQYSLKAMLLAAQLSLKCLEYDPEIRPSMKEVVDALERIEAIEENRIGRQ
- the LOC136209627 gene encoding uncharacterized protein isoform X1 — encoded protein: MARHITDEHGGLSIDIAFAANKVKNKLNIIWLQMKEKSNDFACWSDYIPLLRYMSKFIPKETKLCLLICSMFPDDFRIPIDELVIYGMGLELFEDVHDMLAAKCRVHHIISIINDLKYPRQPIGGKIRLANERDGFGYQYVKMLDGARDLAKSILSRNRLVFHREIITERWPESISYKDCYALSLVLKKVDEHYVNLECPKLAMLQLQYREDSQSIPIDFFEGMKELRVLSLDVPSLPQSLNVLRNLRTLRLKAPKFEDMSWIGDLINLEFLSLFVLSSTNIPREIGQLENLRLLDLRKMNIGYIPAGVLSRLLKLEEFYLPLSFKRWGRKPKKYDDYDEWESGEEDNSDDEERVNASLSEIVSLSLNALQITVPIASYLPKKSPIFKGIREFKILVPNNVKYQPFGQDSINQLQLTGEACDIKESGICDLMNRTEDLSLTRVRNLKNVIDQLEDNDFLRLKRMIISECDELEYVADTTKKTILSEDDYLFRKLECLHLSMLPNLKEICHGRWTTFRWLPNLSHISIRFCHKLKYIFPLSIVRGAILKSIEILDCNEIEGIFFEDEEDNIPHRLGSIENLDLHSLPMLISLLVQKDNMINGVCADINESLTNNKIVSNYVEGPISTSDGCSEPSPTSKSTSIFNESYNDEEELICAPSTSTRGAKLQKSDIQQLNSQKQVSVIENKDVIGHVKMSGAFPSKLSEKWLQNLKRLKIAFCDSIKVVFWFEENYASSKAFNCLKELELYGLQNLVHIWFHIPPKISSFHNLQLLVLSECPNSYLFSSRVAKLLVQLQKIYISRCEKMEEIVAIDEIKIKDKIVLPRLKLLELEHMPNLMIFFFGINRIELPSLKSLKLNQCNKMKLFSYGSLRTPMLENIEINGSLYSSVGDLNATIMGAKLHCRSFSFADLKIATQNFRLDNLLGEGGSATLYKGWIDEETFAPSKPSTGMPVAIRRSNLESQQQFMEGMLELDILERLSHPNLVKCIGFCGEDRDLFHVYEFMQRGSLYSHLFGRNSVIEPLSWDMRIKIAIGTARGLDFLHTSQNNVIHKNIKPSHILLDGYYNAKISGLGLAILEPSVAGNIGYADPVYIATGNYCIKSDVYSFGVVLLELMTGLRALDRTRPVGEQNLVPWSKAFLSESQKTKLRSIIDARIEGQYSLKAMLLAAQLSLKCLEYDPEIRPSMKEVVDALERIEAIEENRIGRQ